The window TAGCTATTGCAGTCATGAGAGCAAAAGGCTTTAAAGAAGAAGATTTTGCACGTTCTCATCCAGCAGGCAGTTTAGGTGCTAAATTATTAAACCATGTAAAAGACGTAATGAGAACAGGGGATCGAGTCCCTCATATTGCTGAAACGGCAACAGTTTTTGATGCAATGTTAGAGCTTAGTAGAACGGGTTTAGGATTAGTCGCTGTATGTGATATAAATAATAAAATAACTGGCGTTTTTACTGATGGTGATTTACGTCGTTTATTACTCAAAAATGGTACATTACATGATATAATCAAAACAGTTATGACTCAGCCTGGTTATCGTTTACCTGAATCATGGAAAGCGATTGAAGCATTAAAATCGTTCAGTGATCACAATATTACCGCCGCCCCTGTTGTTGATAATGATGGTTACTTGGTTGGCGCTCTTAATATTCACGATTTACACCAAGCTGGAATAGCATAACAGGAATCCCAACATAATCGATGTAATAAAAATTATATTTAATAATTGATATAACAAGGGGAAGAAAGCTGTTATGATTCCTCAGAAAAATGAATAATAAAAAATTCCTGTTGCAAAATAGATCTATCTCCTGCGATAATTATCGCCTTAAATTTTTGTCGTTAGACGGAGACTATGACTAACTATTACAGTTTACCTTACATTTTTAGGCTTGAACTGTATATTTTTTAACTAATATAGATGATGAAATTATAATGGCAGAGAAGCGTAATATCTTTTTAATTGGCCCAATGGGCGCAGGCAAAAGTACTATTGGTAGACAAATCGCACAACAACTTGGTATGGACTTTTTTGATTCAGATCAGGAGATTGAAAAGCGTACTGGTGCAGACATTGCTTGGATTTTTGATCTGGAAGGCGAAGATGGTTTTCGTGCAAGAGAAGAAAAAGTCATTAATGAATTAACCGAAAAACAAGGCGTCGTTCTTGCTACTGGCGGTGGTTCTATTTTATCAAAAGAGACTCGTAACCGTTTATCTGCTCGTGGAATAGTGGTTTATCTGGAAACGACTATCGAAAAACAGATGGCGAGAACACAGAAAGATAAACGTCGTCCATTACTACAAGGTGGTAATACACCAAGAGAACTTTATGAAGAACTTGCTGGTGAACGAGTACCTTTATATGAAGAAATTGCTGACATCACGATCAAAACTGATGAGCAAAGCGCTAAAGGTGTAGCAAGTTATATTATTGAAAAAATAGAACAAATATAAAAAAATTATAAGGTATTAGCCAGTCATACTGGCTAATATATCGAATGAACGGAAAGGAGATAAAAGTGAACGACCCTATTCGTCCTGATCAGGAAGATCGCTATACTTCCCCTAATTCCCCACAAAAACCACAACCAGAAAAATTAGAAACTCCCATTTTATCGAAAACAAAATGGATTATTCTTATTTTAGCGTTAATTATCATTTTAGTGTTAGTTGGTACGGCGTTGATAAAACCGACATTACAACAACCATCGTCTCAATCATCGGCACAATCAGGTGGGACTGATGAGACGGCAACAAATGGTACTTCAAATAATGAATATCAAGTATTAACGCCACCTAAAATATCGACAACAGCAACAGAGTCTCAACAAACTGCTGAGTCTGGTAAGGAACGTATTGAGATTCCAGGCGAAGTTATTGATATTTTAGCCAACAAAATTAACGAGCTAAATACACAACAAACGGATTCTGTTGCTTTTTCTGGGCAAAATAACAGTGCTGATCTCAAACAAAATGAACTTCCTCTAGGAAACACTTTGGATAATAATCATTATACAATCCAAATTAACTCCTCTTCATCCATTGAAAATTTATTAGATTTTGTTAAACAAAATAAATTAACTAATTATCAAATCTATGAAACTTATCGAGAAAACAAACCATGGTTTGTTTTGATAAAAGGAAACTATTCAACTATTACTGATGCAAAAAAAGCTATATCATCGCTATCTCTTGAATTACAAAAAAGTCGTCCGTGGATCAAATCTGGGGAGTTAGTTAATAAAGAGAAATCATTGAAATGATCATCCATTCACCTTTATTTGATATCAATAGGAGCCTTGTTTGAAAAAACAGCGTGCTTTTCTTAAATGGGCAGGTGGTAAGTATTCACTTGTGGAACAAATTATAAAACATTTACCAGAAGGCGATTTATTAGTCGAGCCTTTTGTTGGTGCTGGTTCTGTATTCCTAAACACAAATTATGAACGTTATATTTTAGCGGATATCAATCACGACTTAATCGCACTATTTAACACGATAAAAGAGCAACCAGAAAAATTTATTGATGATGCTCGGGTATTATTCAACCCACAAAACAACCAAACTGCCGCATTTTATGAACTGCGTAATTTTTTTAATTATACTAAAAGCGATTACCAAAAATCTTTACTATTCCTTTATTTAAATCGGCATTGTTATAATGGACTCTGCCGTTATAACAGCAAAGGGGAATTCAACGTACCATTTGGCCAAAACTACGATAGAGTTTATTTCCCTGAAGATGAAATTATCGCTTTTTCCGAAAAAGCTCAAAAAGCTGAGTTTGTCTGTGCTTCATACCATTCGGTAATGCAAAATGCACAAAAAGGTTCTGTCGTCTATTGCGATCCGCCTTATGTACCATTATCAGTAAGCTCAAGCTTTACCTCTTATTATTCAATCGATTTTGGCATTGATGATCAAAAAAATCTTGCTACACTCGCCGAAAATCTAGCCAAAAAAGATATTCCAGTATTAATATCAAACCACGACACAACCGATACTCGTGATTGGTATCAACATGCAAAACTTCATTCTGTCACCAGTAGACGTTCGATTAATAGTAATGGTTCTGGAAGAAAAAAAATAGATGAGTTATTAGCGCTTTATTCATAGTTTTACAACACATTTAGTAGTCGTCGTAAGCAAGATATTATATTATATAATCCATTACCATTTGATGGATTATTGTGTCTTCACTATAAAATTGAAGAGGTCAAAATCATGAAAAAACATTTAATTGCTCCATCTATTTTATCAGCTAACTTTGCTAAGCTTGGCGAAGATACACAAAAAGTATTAAATGCAGGGGCTGATGTTGTCCATTTTGATGTAATGGATAATCACTACGTACCTAATTTAACTATGGGGCCGATGTTCTGTAGCGCATTACGAGATTATGGTATCAGCGCACCAATTGATGTACATTTAATGGTCTCACCTGTTGATGAATTAATTACTGCTTTCGCGAAAGCAGGTGCAAGTAATATATCAATTCATCCTGAAGCAACGATACATCTTGATCGCTCAATACAGTTGATAAAAGATCAGGGATGTACAGCAGGGGTAGTATTAAACCCAGCCGTTTCTCTCGATTGTCTTGATTATATTATTGATAAAATTGACCTCATTCTTATCATGGGGGTAAATCCTGGTTTTGGTGGTCAATCATTTATTCCATATACACTGAAAAAAATTGAACAAGTAAGAGCGATGATTAACCAATCAGGTAGACAAATTCGTTTAGAAGTGGATGGCGGCGTTAAAGTGGATAATATTGCCAAAATAGCCAAAGCAGGAGCCGATATGTTTGTGGCGGGTTCAGCCATTTTTAGCCAACCAGACTATAAAACAGTAATTGATGCAATGA is drawn from Orbaceae bacterium BiB and contains these coding sequences:
- the aroK gene encoding shikimate kinase AroK, whose translation is MAEKRNIFLIGPMGAGKSTIGRQIAQQLGMDFFDSDQEIEKRTGADIAWIFDLEGEDGFRAREEKVINELTEKQGVVLATGGGSILSKETRNRLSARGIVVYLETTIEKQMARTQKDKRRPLLQGGNTPRELYEELAGERVPLYEEIADITIKTDEQSAKGVASYIIEKIEQI
- a CDS encoding SPOR domain-containing protein; this translates as MNDPIRPDQEDRYTSPNSPQKPQPEKLETPILSKTKWIILILALIIILVLVGTALIKPTLQQPSSQSSAQSGGTDETATNGTSNNEYQVLTPPKISTTATESQQTAESGKERIEIPGEVIDILANKINELNTQQTDSVAFSGQNNSADLKQNELPLGNTLDNNHYTIQINSSSSIENLLDFVKQNKLTNYQIYETYRENKPWFVLIKGNYSTITDAKKAISSLSLELQKSRPWIKSGELVNKEKSLK
- a CDS encoding Dam family site-specific DNA-(adenine-N6)-methyltransferase, which produces MKKQRAFLKWAGGKYSLVEQIIKHLPEGDLLVEPFVGAGSVFLNTNYERYILADINHDLIALFNTIKEQPEKFIDDARVLFNPQNNQTAAFYELRNFFNYTKSDYQKSLLFLYLNRHCYNGLCRYNSKGEFNVPFGQNYDRVYFPEDEIIAFSEKAQKAEFVCASYHSVMQNAQKGSVVYCDPPYVPLSVSSSFTSYYSIDFGIDDQKNLATLAENLAKKDIPVLISNHDTTDTRDWYQHAKLHSVTSRRSINSNGSGRKKIDELLALYS
- the rpe gene encoding ribulose-phosphate 3-epimerase — translated: MKKHLIAPSILSANFAKLGEDTQKVLNAGADVVHFDVMDNHYVPNLTMGPMFCSALRDYGISAPIDVHLMVSPVDELITAFAKAGASNISIHPEATIHLDRSIQLIKDQGCTAGVVLNPAVSLDCLDYIIDKIDLILIMGVNPGFGGQSFIPYTLKKIEQVRAMINQSGRQIRLEVDGGVKVDNIAKIAKAGADMFVAGSAIFSQPDYKTVIDAMNQQLATIESN